A stretch of Lutra lutra chromosome 9, mLutLut1.2, whole genome shotgun sequence DNA encodes these proteins:
- the LOC125108724 gene encoding cytochrome c oxidase subunit 7A-related protein, mitochondrial — protein MYYKFSGFTQKLTGTWASDAYSPQGLRPLVSTEAPPIIFATPTKLSSDFPVYDYAGKNKVPELQKFFQKSDGVPIHLKRGLPDQMLYRTTMALTLGGTIYCLIALYMASQPRNK, from the exons ATGTATTACAAGTTTAGTGGCTTCACGCAGAAGTTGACCGGAACATGGGCTTCCGACGCCTACAGCCCGCAG GGATTAAGGCCTTTGGTTTCCACAGAAGCACCACCTATCATATTTGCCACACCAACCAAACTGAGTTCTGATTTTCCTGTATATGATTATGCTGGGAAAAACAAAGTTCCCGAGCTGCAGAAGTTTTTCCAG AAATCCGATGGTGTGCCCATCCACCTGAAACGAGGCCTGCCTGACCAAATGCTTTACCGGACCACCATGGCGCTGACGCTGGGGGGGACCATCTACTGCCTGATTGCTCTCTACATGGCTTCGCAGCCCAGAAACAAATGA